In Clarias gariepinus isolate MV-2021 ecotype Netherlands chromosome 9, CGAR_prim_01v2, whole genome shotgun sequence, a single window of DNA contains:
- the xpr1a gene encoding xenotropic and polytropic retrovirus receptor 1a, whose translation MKFAEHLSAHITPEWRKQYIQYEAFKEMLYAAQDQAPSIEVTDEDTVKRYYAKFEEKFFQTCEKELSKINTFYSEKLAEAQRRFSTLQNELQSSVDAQRESIMGKSRKMVLALSHEERNKHRNIKDLKLAFSEFYLSLILLQNYQNLNFTGFRKILKKHDKILETQRGADWRISHVEIAPFYTCKKITQLISETETLVTTELEGGDRQRAMKRLRVPPLGAAQPAPAWTTFRVGLYCGIFVVLTVTFILSGAFYFYDKNIWPMVRMYRGGFLLIQFLFLLGINTYGWRQAGVNHVLIFELNPRNNLSHQHLFEIAGFLGVLWCVSILLCLYADSTGLPMQASPLLLYGLMFLFLINPFKMAYYKSRFWLLKLLFRVFTAPFHRVEFADFWLADQLNSLVFVLMDLEYLVCFYSVELQWGNVDGLLPENLDDRKCNNYSYGLRAIIQCLPAWFRFVQCLRRYRDTKRAFPHLVNAGKYSTTFFVVAFAALYSTHKDQGDADAEAFLYLLIIFSTISSLYTLIWDLKMDWGLFDRNAGEHTFLREEIVYPQKAYYYCAIVEDVILRFSWTLQIALTNITSIASADIVATTLAPLEVFRRFVWNFFRLENEHLNNCGEFRAVRDISVAPLNADDQTLLEQMMDHEDGVKHRQGKKPWRRSYSLTLRRPLLHSQSKKDTKVLIDDTDDEAFS comes from the exons tGACGGACGAGGACACGGTGAAGAGATACTACGCTAAATTTGAGGAGAAGTTCTTTCAGACATGCGAGAAGGAACTGTCCAAGATCAACACGTTCTACTCAG aaaagTTAGCAGAGGCGCAGCGACGTTTCTCCACGCTGCAGAATGAGCTGCAGTCGTCTGTGGACGCTCAGAGGGAGAGCATCATGGGAAAGAGCAGGAAGATGGTTCTGGCTCTGAGCCACGAGGAGAGGAACAAACACCGCAACATCAAAGACCTGAAACTGGCCTTCAGCGAGTTCTACCTCAGCCTCATCCTCCTGCAGAACTACCAG AACCTGAACTTCACTGGGTTCCGTAAGATCCTGAAGAAGCATGATAAGATCCTGGAGACACAGCGCGGAGCCGACTGGCGAATCTCACACGTGGAGATTGCGCCGTTTTACACGTGCAAAAAGATTACACAGCTCATCTCTGAGACcgag ACCCTGGTAACCACAGAGCTGGAGGGCGGAGACCGACAGAGGGCCATGAAGAGACTGAGAGTCCCACCACTGGGGGcagcacag CCCGCTCCAGCATGGACAACGTTCAGAGTCGGACTGTACTGTGGAATCTTCGTCGTCCTCACCGTCACCTTCATCCTCAGCG GTGCGTTTTATTTCTATGATAAGAACATTTGGCCGATGGTGAGGATGTACCGCGGCGGCTTCCTGCTCATCCAGTTCCTCTTCCTGTTGGGCATCAACACCTACGGCTGGAGACAAGCTGGAGTCAATCACGTCCTCATATTTGAACTGAACCCACGCAACAACCTGTCTCACCAACACCTGTTtgag attgcAGGTTTCCTGGGTGTGTTATGGTGTGTCAGTATCTTGTTGTGTCTCTACGCCGACTCCACCGGTCTGCCGATGCAGGCGAGTCCGCTCCTCCTGTACGGCCTCATGTTCCTCTTCCTCATCAACCCGTTCAAAATGGCCTACTACAAATCCCGCTTCTGGCTCCTCAAACTGctg TTCCGTGTGTTCACGGCGCCGTTCCACCGCGTGGAGTTCGCTGATTTCTGGTTGGCTGATCAGCTGAACTCCCTGGTGTTTGTGCTGATGGACCTGGAGTACCTGGTGTGTTTCTACAGTGTGGAGCTGCAGTGGGGGAACGTGGACGGCCTGCTACCCGAGAATTTAG atgaCAGGAAATGTAACAATTACTCGTACGGACTACGCGCCATCATCCAGTGTTTGCCCGCCTGGTTCCGATTTGTGCAGTGCCTCCGCCGTTACCGTGACACCAAGCGGGCGTTTCCTCACCTGGTGAATGCTGGGAAATATTCCACCACCTTCTTTGTGGTGGCGTTCGCCGCCCTGTACAGCACACACAAAG accAGGGTGACGCCGACGCCGAGGCGTTCCTCTACCTGCTCATCATCTTCTCCACGATCAGCTCCCTCTACACACTGATCTGGGATCTGAAGATGGACTGGGGTTTGTTCGACCGTAACGCCGGGGAGCACACCTTCCTCCGCGAGGAGATCGTCTATCCACAgaag GCGTATTATTACTGCGCCATCGTGGAGGACGTGATCCTGCGTTTCTCCTGGACTCTCCAGATCGCTCTGACCAACATCACGAGCATCGCCTCCGCCGATATCGTGGCCACCACTCTCGCCCCGCTCGAGGTGTTCAG gcgTTTTGTGTGGAACTTTTTCCGTCTGGAGAACGAGCACCTGAATAACTGCGGTGAGTTCCGCGCGGTGCGAGACATCTCCGTGGCTCCTCTGAACGCTGACGACCAGACGCTGCTCGAGCAGATGATGGACCACGAGGACGGAGTCAAGCACCGGCAGGGAAAGAAACCCTGGAGGCGGAGCTACAGCCTGACACTGCGCCGCCCGCTGCTCCACTCCCA gtcTAAGAAGGACACCAAGGTGCTGATTGACGACACGGACGACGAAGCCTTCAGCTGA
- the sin3b gene encoding paired amphipathic helix protein Sin3b isoform X1, with product MAKIQAHSSTKHITPLQEKAFTAQKHQQHFQKLKVEDALSYLDQVKIRFANDPGIYNKFLDIMKEFKSQSIDTPGVINRVSQLFHGHPDLVLGFNAFLPPGYRIEIPKNGMAFLQSPFSPQQVSPGKAKSTESSSAQSETVASPQSTSPSSGVPPDPPGRLALPLPSQSQPATSSASPPASEASPVEFDSAISYVNKIKSRFLDHPEIYRSFLEILHTYQKEQLELKENRSRTSTGMTEDEVFSKVASLFKGQEDLLAEFGQFLPDAKRSLFTSGSLTGKEPVKKTDEEELNKQPKKRPRPLLLPHMTPLLKKKMKFSCSKEPSFASVGKHGVLREFTFFDKVRRLFKSQEVYENFLRCIALFNQEVVSGAELLQLVTPFLGKFPELYSQFKSFLGEKELSHSVSGLSERYMEGGGAREVDYASCKRLGSSYRALPKTYQQPKCSGRTALCKEVLNDTWVSFPSWSEDSTFVSSKKTPYEEQLHRCEDERFELDVVLETNLATIRVLESVQKKLSRLSPEDQDRFRLDDCLGGTSEVIQRRAVYRIYGDKAPEIIEGLKRNPATAVPVVLKRLKAKEEEWREAQQGFNKIWREQYEKAYLKSLDHQGVNFKQNDMKALRSKSLLNEIESIYDERQEQSTEEGGVGQQSREGGRSSSEPHLIFSYEDKQILEDAASLIIYHVKRQPTIHKEDKDQIKRIIHHFIPDLFFSRRGELSDTEEWTDEEAETEDGGGVAAGAASDVQTAAVAMSERGGGGGDLAGSPGSQQQVNGESRRRRCASPRGAEQQEQLEQQKEQDGIYNLFFVNNNWYFFLRLHQTLCSRLLKVYRQAERQLLEHRAEQSAERLLVAEGRRDKATDLAMELRLKQPSEVELEEYYPAFLDMVRSLLDGNLESTQYEDTLREMFTIHAYIGFTIDKLIQNIVRQLQHLVSDEVCVQVAELYACERRRGAAGGNLSSQCVRAAWETSYQWKAERVMAEENCFKVMFIQNKGEVTMTIELLDTEEAQADDPLEVQCLSNYMEQFVGTETSACSQGEGYYFKPVFLPRNLRQFRRWQLRQVEALRSRRELRDQLGVESAGNLDCRFKLNTHKMVFVMNSEDYMYRRGALIKARKTHMRVSRVQRERFSRWHGAWQSEHVPPAAARSVQAWLLGDDLDDLLPCKTTCVVSQVKGQTVNRYQVRYSSKAPVSP from the exons ATGGCGAAAATCCAGGCTCACAGCAGCACCAAGCACATCACCCCGCTCCAGGAGAAAGCCTTCACCGCCCAGAAACACCAGCAGCACTTCCAGAAACTCAAG GTAGAAGATGCTCTGTCATACCTGGATCAGGTTAAAATCCGTTTTGCGAACGATCCCGGGATCTACAACAAGTTCCTGGACATCATGAAGGAGTTTAAGTCTCAGAG TATCGATACGCCGGGCGTGATAAACCGCGTCTCTCAGCTGTTCCACGGCCACCCGGACCTCGTGCTGGGCTTTAACGCCTTCCTGCCTCCCGGATATCGGATAGAAATCCCGAAAAACGGAATGGCCTTCCTGCAGTCGCCTTTCAGTCCGCAG CAGGTTTCTCCCGGAAAAGCAAAGAGCACCGAGTCGAGTTCGGCCCAGAGCGAGACGGTGGCGTCGCCTCAGAGCACCTCGCCGTCTTCGGGCGTCCCTCCGGACCCGCCCGGGAGACTCGCCCTGCCTCTGCCTAGCCAGTCGCAACCAGCCACGTCGTCCGCGTCACCGCCCGCATCGGAAGCGAGTCCCGTCGAGTTCGACAGCGCCATCAGCTACGTGAACAAGATCAAGAGCAGATTTCTGGACCATCCGGAAATCTACAGGTCCTTCCTGGAAATCCTGCACACCTACCAG aagGAGCAGTTGGAGCTGAAGGAGAACAGGAGCAGGACGAGTACAGGGATGACGGAGGATGAGGTTTTTTCCAAAGTGGCGAGCCTGTTTAAAGGACAGGAGGACCTGCTGGCGGAGTTTGGACAGTTCCTCCCCGACGCCAAGAGATCGCTG tttACTAGCGGTTCGTTAACAGGCAAGGAGCCGGTGAAGAAGACTGACGAAGAGGAGTTAAACAAGCAGCCCAAGAaaaggccacgcccacttctgCTGCCTCACATGACGCCGCTGCTTAAG AAGAAAATGAAGTTCTCCTGCTCCAAAGAGCCGTCTTTCGCGTCAGTTGGAAAGCATGGGGTTCTCCGCGAGTTCACCTTCTTTGACAAG GTTCGGCGTTTGTTTAAGAGTCAGGAGGTGTATGAGAACTTCCTGCGCTGCATCGCCCTGTTTAACCAGGAGGTGGTGTCGGGAGCTGAGCTCCTGCAGCTTGTCACGCCGTTTCTCGG GAAGTTTCCAGAGTTGTACTCCCAGTTTAAGTCGTTCCTTGGCGAGAAGGAGCTGTCGCACTCTGTATCAGGTTTGTCGGAGCGCTATATGGAAGGGGGCGGAGCTAGGGAGGTGGACTACGCTTCCTGTAAGAGACTCGGTTCTAGTTACAGAGCCCTGCCGAAAACGTACCAACAACCCAAGTGCAGCGGGAGAACAGCGCTCTGTAAAGAG gtgctGAACGATACCTGGGTCTCGTTCCCGTCGTGGTCGGAGGACTCCACCTTCGTGAGCTCGAAGAAGACGCCATACGAGGAGCAGCTGCACCGCTGCGAGGACGAGAGGTTCGAG CTGGACGTGGTTCTGGAGACCAACCTGGCCACCATCAGGGTCCTGGAGAGCGTTCAGAAGAAGCTGTCTCGCCTCTCGCCCGAGGACCAGGACCGCTTCCGATTGGACGACTGTCTGGGCGGGACCTCGGAGGTGATCCAGCGCCGCGCCGTGTACCGCATTTACGGAGATAAAGCTCCCGAGATCATCGAGGGACTGAAGAGGAACCCGGCCACTGCAGTACCTGTGGTACTCAAGAG gttgAAAGCGAAGGAGGAGGAGTGGAGAGAAGCTCAGCAGGGCTTTAATAAGATCTGGAGGGAGCAGTATGAGAAGGCGTACCTAAAGTCTCTGGACCACCAGGGCGTCAACTTCAAACAGAACGACATGAAGGCCCTGAGGTCCAAGAGCCTGCTCAACGAGATCGAGAGCATCTACGACGAg CGCCAGGAGCAAAGCACAGAGGAGGGCGGAGTCGGCCAGCAGAGTCGTGAAGGGGGCAGATCCTCGAGTGAACCTCACCTGATCTTCTCCTACGAGGACAAGCAGATCCTGGAGGACGCCGCGTCCCTCATCATCTATCATGTGAAGCGTCAGCCCACCATCCACAAGGAGGACAAGGACCAGATCAAGCGCATCATCCACCACTTCATCCCCGACCTGTTCTTCTCGCGGCGTGGCGAGCTCAGCGACACGGAGGAGTGGACGGACGAGGAGGCCGAGACGGAGGACGGGGGCGGGGTCGCGGCCGGGGCGGCGTCGGACGTACAGACGGCGGCGGTGGCGATGTCGGAgcgagggggagggggaggagaCTTGGCAGGGTCTCCGGGGAGTCAGCAGCAGGTGAACGGCGAGTCGAGGCGGCGGCGGTGCGCGTCCCCGCGTGGGGCGGAGCAACAGGAGCAGCTGGAGCAGCAGAAGGAGCAGGACGGCATCTACAACCTGTTCTTCGTCAACAACAACTGGTACTTCTTCCTGCGGCTGCACCAGACTCTGTGCTCGCGGCTGCTGAAGGTGTACCGGCAGGCCGAGAGACAGCTGCTGGAGCACCGCGCAGAACAGAGCGCAGAGCGCCTCCTGGTGGCCGAGGGACGCAGGGACAAGGCCACGGATCTCGCCATGGAGCTGCGACTCAAACAACCCA GTGAGGTGGAGCTGGAGGAGTACTACCCGGCATTTTTGGACATGGTGCGCAGTCTGCTAGACGGAAATCTGGAGTCAACGCAGTACGAGGACACGCTGCGCGAAATGTTCACCATCCACGCCTACATCGGCTTCACCATCGACAAACTCATCCAGAACATCGTCAGACAG ctACAGCACCTGGTGAGCGACGAGGTGTGTGTTCAGGTAGCTGAGCTGTACGCGTGTGAGCGAAGACGTGGCGCCGCGGGAGGAAATCTCTCCTCTCAGTGTGTGAGAGCCGCCTGGGAGACCAGCTACCAGTGGAAAGCTGAGAGAGTGATGGCTGAGGAGAACTGCttcaag gtaaTGTTTATCCAGAATAAAGGTGAGGTGACTATGACCATCGAGCTGCTGGACACTGAGGAGGCTCAGGCTGACGATCCACTGGAAGTACAG TGCTTGTCGAACTACATGGAGCAGTTTGTTGGAACTGAAACGTCGGCGTGTTCACAGGGAGAAGGTTATTACTTCAAACCAGTATTCCTgcccag gaatcTGCGTCAGTTCCGGCGCTGGCAGCTGCGACAGGTGGAGGCTCTGCGCAGTCGGCGCGAGCTGCGGGATCAGCTCGGTGTGGAAAGCGCCGGAAACCTCGACTGCAGGTTCAAACTCAATACACACAAGATGGTGTTCGTCATGAACTCGGAGGATTACATGTACCGCCGCGGGGCGCTCATCAAGGCCAGGAAG acacacatgCGCGTGTCCCGGGTGCAGCGTGAGCGTTTCTCCCGGTGGCACGGGGCGTGGCAGAGCGAGCACGTCCCCCCGGCCGCCGCCCGCTCCGTCCAAGCCTGGCTCCTCGGAGACGACCTCGATGACCTCCTGCCCTGCAAGACCACCTGCGTGGTGTcacaggtcaaaggtcaaactGTCAATAGGTACCAGGTGCGGTACAGCAGCAAGGCTCCGGTTTCACCGTGA
- the sin3b gene encoding paired amphipathic helix protein Sin3b isoform X2, whose translation MAKIQAHSSTKHITPLQEKAFTAQKHQQHFQKLKVEDALSYLDQVKIRFANDPGIYNKFLDIMKEFKSQSIDTPGVINRVSQLFHGHPDLVLGFNAFLPPGYRIEIPKNGMAFLQSPFSPQVSPGKAKSTESSSAQSETVASPQSTSPSSGVPPDPPGRLALPLPSQSQPATSSASPPASEASPVEFDSAISYVNKIKSRFLDHPEIYRSFLEILHTYQKEQLELKENRSRTSTGMTEDEVFSKVASLFKGQEDLLAEFGQFLPDAKRSLFTSGSLTGKEPVKKTDEEELNKQPKKRPRPLLLPHMTPLLKKKMKFSCSKEPSFASVGKHGVLREFTFFDKVRRLFKSQEVYENFLRCIALFNQEVVSGAELLQLVTPFLGKFPELYSQFKSFLGEKELSHSVSGLSERYMEGGGAREVDYASCKRLGSSYRALPKTYQQPKCSGRTALCKEVLNDTWVSFPSWSEDSTFVSSKKTPYEEQLHRCEDERFELDVVLETNLATIRVLESVQKKLSRLSPEDQDRFRLDDCLGGTSEVIQRRAVYRIYGDKAPEIIEGLKRNPATAVPVVLKRLKAKEEEWREAQQGFNKIWREQYEKAYLKSLDHQGVNFKQNDMKALRSKSLLNEIESIYDERQEQSTEEGGVGQQSREGGRSSSEPHLIFSYEDKQILEDAASLIIYHVKRQPTIHKEDKDQIKRIIHHFIPDLFFSRRGELSDTEEWTDEEAETEDGGGVAAGAASDVQTAAVAMSERGGGGGDLAGSPGSQQQVNGESRRRRCASPRGAEQQEQLEQQKEQDGIYNLFFVNNNWYFFLRLHQTLCSRLLKVYRQAERQLLEHRAEQSAERLLVAEGRRDKATDLAMELRLKQPSEVELEEYYPAFLDMVRSLLDGNLESTQYEDTLREMFTIHAYIGFTIDKLIQNIVRQLQHLVSDEVCVQVAELYACERRRGAAGGNLSSQCVRAAWETSYQWKAERVMAEENCFKVMFIQNKGEVTMTIELLDTEEAQADDPLEVQCLSNYMEQFVGTETSACSQGEGYYFKPVFLPRNLRQFRRWQLRQVEALRSRRELRDQLGVESAGNLDCRFKLNTHKMVFVMNSEDYMYRRGALIKARKTHMRVSRVQRERFSRWHGAWQSEHVPPAAARSVQAWLLGDDLDDLLPCKTTCVVSQVKGQTVNRYQVRYSSKAPVSP comes from the exons ATGGCGAAAATCCAGGCTCACAGCAGCACCAAGCACATCACCCCGCTCCAGGAGAAAGCCTTCACCGCCCAGAAACACCAGCAGCACTTCCAGAAACTCAAG GTAGAAGATGCTCTGTCATACCTGGATCAGGTTAAAATCCGTTTTGCGAACGATCCCGGGATCTACAACAAGTTCCTGGACATCATGAAGGAGTTTAAGTCTCAGAG TATCGATACGCCGGGCGTGATAAACCGCGTCTCTCAGCTGTTCCACGGCCACCCGGACCTCGTGCTGGGCTTTAACGCCTTCCTGCCTCCCGGATATCGGATAGAAATCCCGAAAAACGGAATGGCCTTCCTGCAGTCGCCTTTCAGTCCGCAG GTTTCTCCCGGAAAAGCAAAGAGCACCGAGTCGAGTTCGGCCCAGAGCGAGACGGTGGCGTCGCCTCAGAGCACCTCGCCGTCTTCGGGCGTCCCTCCGGACCCGCCCGGGAGACTCGCCCTGCCTCTGCCTAGCCAGTCGCAACCAGCCACGTCGTCCGCGTCACCGCCCGCATCGGAAGCGAGTCCCGTCGAGTTCGACAGCGCCATCAGCTACGTGAACAAGATCAAGAGCAGATTTCTGGACCATCCGGAAATCTACAGGTCCTTCCTGGAAATCCTGCACACCTACCAG aagGAGCAGTTGGAGCTGAAGGAGAACAGGAGCAGGACGAGTACAGGGATGACGGAGGATGAGGTTTTTTCCAAAGTGGCGAGCCTGTTTAAAGGACAGGAGGACCTGCTGGCGGAGTTTGGACAGTTCCTCCCCGACGCCAAGAGATCGCTG tttACTAGCGGTTCGTTAACAGGCAAGGAGCCGGTGAAGAAGACTGACGAAGAGGAGTTAAACAAGCAGCCCAAGAaaaggccacgcccacttctgCTGCCTCACATGACGCCGCTGCTTAAG AAGAAAATGAAGTTCTCCTGCTCCAAAGAGCCGTCTTTCGCGTCAGTTGGAAAGCATGGGGTTCTCCGCGAGTTCACCTTCTTTGACAAG GTTCGGCGTTTGTTTAAGAGTCAGGAGGTGTATGAGAACTTCCTGCGCTGCATCGCCCTGTTTAACCAGGAGGTGGTGTCGGGAGCTGAGCTCCTGCAGCTTGTCACGCCGTTTCTCGG GAAGTTTCCAGAGTTGTACTCCCAGTTTAAGTCGTTCCTTGGCGAGAAGGAGCTGTCGCACTCTGTATCAGGTTTGTCGGAGCGCTATATGGAAGGGGGCGGAGCTAGGGAGGTGGACTACGCTTCCTGTAAGAGACTCGGTTCTAGTTACAGAGCCCTGCCGAAAACGTACCAACAACCCAAGTGCAGCGGGAGAACAGCGCTCTGTAAAGAG gtgctGAACGATACCTGGGTCTCGTTCCCGTCGTGGTCGGAGGACTCCACCTTCGTGAGCTCGAAGAAGACGCCATACGAGGAGCAGCTGCACCGCTGCGAGGACGAGAGGTTCGAG CTGGACGTGGTTCTGGAGACCAACCTGGCCACCATCAGGGTCCTGGAGAGCGTTCAGAAGAAGCTGTCTCGCCTCTCGCCCGAGGACCAGGACCGCTTCCGATTGGACGACTGTCTGGGCGGGACCTCGGAGGTGATCCAGCGCCGCGCCGTGTACCGCATTTACGGAGATAAAGCTCCCGAGATCATCGAGGGACTGAAGAGGAACCCGGCCACTGCAGTACCTGTGGTACTCAAGAG gttgAAAGCGAAGGAGGAGGAGTGGAGAGAAGCTCAGCAGGGCTTTAATAAGATCTGGAGGGAGCAGTATGAGAAGGCGTACCTAAAGTCTCTGGACCACCAGGGCGTCAACTTCAAACAGAACGACATGAAGGCCCTGAGGTCCAAGAGCCTGCTCAACGAGATCGAGAGCATCTACGACGAg CGCCAGGAGCAAAGCACAGAGGAGGGCGGAGTCGGCCAGCAGAGTCGTGAAGGGGGCAGATCCTCGAGTGAACCTCACCTGATCTTCTCCTACGAGGACAAGCAGATCCTGGAGGACGCCGCGTCCCTCATCATCTATCATGTGAAGCGTCAGCCCACCATCCACAAGGAGGACAAGGACCAGATCAAGCGCATCATCCACCACTTCATCCCCGACCTGTTCTTCTCGCGGCGTGGCGAGCTCAGCGACACGGAGGAGTGGACGGACGAGGAGGCCGAGACGGAGGACGGGGGCGGGGTCGCGGCCGGGGCGGCGTCGGACGTACAGACGGCGGCGGTGGCGATGTCGGAgcgagggggagggggaggagaCTTGGCAGGGTCTCCGGGGAGTCAGCAGCAGGTGAACGGCGAGTCGAGGCGGCGGCGGTGCGCGTCCCCGCGTGGGGCGGAGCAACAGGAGCAGCTGGAGCAGCAGAAGGAGCAGGACGGCATCTACAACCTGTTCTTCGTCAACAACAACTGGTACTTCTTCCTGCGGCTGCACCAGACTCTGTGCTCGCGGCTGCTGAAGGTGTACCGGCAGGCCGAGAGACAGCTGCTGGAGCACCGCGCAGAACAGAGCGCAGAGCGCCTCCTGGTGGCCGAGGGACGCAGGGACAAGGCCACGGATCTCGCCATGGAGCTGCGACTCAAACAACCCA GTGAGGTGGAGCTGGAGGAGTACTACCCGGCATTTTTGGACATGGTGCGCAGTCTGCTAGACGGAAATCTGGAGTCAACGCAGTACGAGGACACGCTGCGCGAAATGTTCACCATCCACGCCTACATCGGCTTCACCATCGACAAACTCATCCAGAACATCGTCAGACAG ctACAGCACCTGGTGAGCGACGAGGTGTGTGTTCAGGTAGCTGAGCTGTACGCGTGTGAGCGAAGACGTGGCGCCGCGGGAGGAAATCTCTCCTCTCAGTGTGTGAGAGCCGCCTGGGAGACCAGCTACCAGTGGAAAGCTGAGAGAGTGATGGCTGAGGAGAACTGCttcaag gtaaTGTTTATCCAGAATAAAGGTGAGGTGACTATGACCATCGAGCTGCTGGACACTGAGGAGGCTCAGGCTGACGATCCACTGGAAGTACAG TGCTTGTCGAACTACATGGAGCAGTTTGTTGGAACTGAAACGTCGGCGTGTTCACAGGGAGAAGGTTATTACTTCAAACCAGTATTCCTgcccag gaatcTGCGTCAGTTCCGGCGCTGGCAGCTGCGACAGGTGGAGGCTCTGCGCAGTCGGCGCGAGCTGCGGGATCAGCTCGGTGTGGAAAGCGCCGGAAACCTCGACTGCAGGTTCAAACTCAATACACACAAGATGGTGTTCGTCATGAACTCGGAGGATTACATGTACCGCCGCGGGGCGCTCATCAAGGCCAGGAAG acacacatgCGCGTGTCCCGGGTGCAGCGTGAGCGTTTCTCCCGGTGGCACGGGGCGTGGCAGAGCGAGCACGTCCCCCCGGCCGCCGCCCGCTCCGTCCAAGCCTGGCTCCTCGGAGACGACCTCGATGACCTCCTGCCCTGCAAGACCACCTGCGTGGTGTcacaggtcaaaggtcaaactGTCAATAGGTACCAGGTGCGGTACAGCAGCAAGGCTCCGGTTTCACCGTGA